CTTGCGCTTGACCATGCCGGAGCGCGCCTGCGTCGCATGGCGGCGGAGATGATCGATCATCGCGCCACGGACCCGCATCCCCGCATAGGTGGCGAAGGCGTGGCCGCGATCCTCATAGCCATTGGCGGCCTCGACCAGCGCGACCATGCCGATCTGCACCAGATCCTCGATATCGATCGCGTTCGAGACACGGCCGTGGACATGCCAGGCGATCTTGCGGACCAGCGGCATATGGCCCTGGACCAGCGTCGCCTGACTCTGGCGCTGCGGCTTGCGGGCATAGGTCATCATGTTCATCGCGCCATCTCCGGCTCACGACGCTGGGTGACCTGCGGAGTATGGCCGCCGACGACGGCGACGACCTCGACAGGCTTGCCATCGGGTATCTCGAGGAAGGAAAGCACAGGCGCGTCCGACAGATGCGGGCGCAGCAGACGGGCGAGCGCGCGACGCGCGATCGGCGAGGTGACGATGGCGAAGCGCTTGGCCTCGCCGACCAGCGGCGCGGCCGCCTCCATCACCGCCTGGACGATCCGGCCGGCGAGCGCCGGCTCGATCGGATGGGCGGCATTGGGGCCGGAACGCACCGCCTGGGTGAGCAGGCTTTCGAGGCCGGCATCGAGGGTGACGACCGGCAGCGGCATCCGCACCGGCACCAAAGTCTGCACGATCAGCGCGCCAACCCGGCGGCGGACCTGTTCGACCAGCTGGACCGGATCGCTCTCCTCGCGGGCGGCGTCGGCCATCGCCTCGGCGACGCGGCGGAAATCCTTGAGCGGCACGCCTTCGGAGAGCAAGGCGCGGCACAGCGCAGCGATCTGGGCGAGCGACAGCGGCGCCGGCATCAGACCCGCGACCAGCTGCGGCGCCTTCTCCTTGAGCTCGTCGAGCAGCTTCTGCGCCTCGTCCATGCCGAACAGGTCGGCGGCAGAGTTGAGGATCAGCTGGTTGAGGTGGGTGGCCAGCACCGTCGAGGGATCGACCACGGTGTAGCCGGCGATCACCGCCTCGCCGCGCTTGTCCGGCGTGATCCACACCGCGTCGAGCCCGAAGGTCGGATCCTTGGTCGCCTTGCCCGCGACGGTGGCGGCGAGATCGCCCGAATCGAGGGCGAGCAGGCCGTGGGGATCGCACTCGTCCTCGCCGACGACGACGCCGCCGACGGTGATGCGATAGGCGTTGGGCGCCATGTTCATATTGTCGCGCACCCGCACCAGCGGGATCACGAAGCCCAGCTCCTTGGAGAGCTGGCGACGGATGCCGGTGATCCGCGCCATCAGCGGCGCGCCCTTGCGCTCGTCGACGAGGCTAACGAGGCCATAGCCGATCTCGAGCCCGAGCGGCGCGTCGTCGGTGACCTCGTTCCAGCCGATCGCGGACGGATTGGCGGGCGCCGCCGGGGGTGCCTTGGCAGCCAGCGCATCCTCCGCTTTCTTGAGCTGGTCGGCACCGCGCAGCTTCCAGGCGGCGAAACCGCACAATGCGGCCGCCGGCAGGAAGATGACGTGCGGCATACCCGGCAGCACGCCGAGGATGGTGAGGATGCCGGCGACCGGCGTCCACGCCTTGGCCGAACCGAACTGGCTGGAGATCTGGCCGCCGAGATCGAGCGGCGAATTGACCCGCGTCACGATCGAGGCCGCCGCGATCGACAGCAGCAGCGCCGGGATCTGCGCGACCAGCGCGTCACCGATAGCGAGCTGGACATAATTCTTGGCGGCATCGCCGATCGCCATCTGGTGGCTGACGACACCGAGGATCAGGCCGCCCAGCACGTTGACGGCGAGCACCAGCACGCCGGCGACGGCGTCGCCCTTCACGAACTTGGACGAACCGTCCATCGAGCCGTAGAAATCGGCTTCGGTCGCGACCTCCTGGCGGCGCTTCTTGGCGTCGTCGGGGGTCAGCAGGCCGGCGTTGAGATCGGCGTCGATCGCCATCTGCTTGCCGGGCATGGCATCGAGGGTGAAGCGCGCCGAGACTTCCGAGACGCGGCCCGCGCCCTTGGTAATCACCACCAGGTTGATGATCATGATGATCGCGAACACGAAGATGCCGACGGCATAGTTGCCGCCGATCAGGAAGCTGCCGAACGCCTCGATGACATGGCCGGCCGCCGCATCGCCCTCATGGCCGTGGACCAGCACGACGCGGGTGGAGGCGACGTTGAGCGCGAGGCGCAGCAGGGTGGCGAACAGCAGCACCGTCGGGAAGGCGGAGAAGTCGAGCGGCTTGGCGGCGTTCAGCGCCACCATCAGCACGGCAAGGCTGATCACGATGTTGGTGATGAAGCCGATATCCAGCATGAAGGCGGGCATCGGCACCACCATCAGCGCGACGAGCATCAGCGCCGCGACCGGCAGGATCGCGCCCTTGGTTGCGTCCATCCAGACACGCTTGTTGATCGCGGCGGTCGCCATCTGTGTCAGACTCCGAGGGATGCGAGCATGAGGTAGGCCAGCCGCGCGGTCTGCGGGCTCGGCGCCATGAGTTGGGCAGAGGTGGTCGTAGCTGCGTCCGCCGTCGCGACGGTGGTGCCGTCGCTGGTGCCGTTGAGCGCGGCGAGCTGCATCCGCGCGATGTCGGCGGCGGTATCGGTCGGCGCGCTCGCCATCTGCGTGGTGGACGTGTCGGCCGCCGCCGGCGACGACTGGTCGAAGCGCGACGCGAAGCGCTGATAGACGTCGGACAGCGAGCGCGGATTGCCCGACTTGTCGTAGAACACCCACTTGTTCGCGCGCGCGGCCGCCGGCATCACCGAAGCGGCCGCGGTGTCGGGGCTGGCATCCATCGCCTTCAGGAAGCGCGACGCCCCGGCCGGGCCGAGGAAATGCGCCATGTAGAGATCGGTCGCATTGGTATCGCGGCCGAGCTTCGACTTCAGATAGTCCTGGTTGTCGGAAGCATATTCGCCGGCCATCGCCGCCGAGGTTTCCGGCGACTGGCGCAATGCCAGGATTTCCTGCTTCGTCGTCGGATCGGAGACGCTGTAATGGCCATTGGCGCCCTTGGTGATCGCGCTCGCC
This genomic window from Sphingomonas abietis contains:
- the flhA gene encoding flagellar biosynthesis protein FlhA — translated: MATAAINKRVWMDATKGAILPVAALMLVALMVVPMPAFMLDIGFITNIVISLAVLMVALNAAKPLDFSAFPTVLLFATLLRLALNVASTRVVLVHGHEGDAAAGHVIEAFGSFLIGGNYAVGIFVFAIIMIINLVVITKGAGRVSEVSARFTLDAMPGKQMAIDADLNAGLLTPDDAKKRRQEVATEADFYGSMDGSSKFVKGDAVAGVLVLAVNVLGGLILGVVSHQMAIGDAAKNYVQLAIGDALVAQIPALLLSIAAASIVTRVNSPLDLGGQISSQFGSAKAWTPVAGILTILGVLPGMPHVIFLPAAALCGFAAWKLRGADQLKKAEDALAAKAPPAAPANPSAIGWNEVTDDAPLGLEIGYGLVSLVDERKGAPLMARITGIRRQLSKELGFVIPLVRVRDNMNMAPNAYRITVGGVVVGEDECDPHGLLALDSGDLAATVAGKATKDPTFGLDAVWITPDKRGEAVIAGYTVVDPSTVLATHLNQLILNSAADLFGMDEAQKLLDELKEKAPQLVAGLMPAPLSLAQIAALCRALLSEGVPLKDFRRVAEAMADAAREESDPVQLVEQVRRRVGALIVQTLVPVRMPLPVVTLDAGLESLLTQAVRSGPNAAHPIEPALAGRIVQAVMEAAAPLVGEAKRFAIVTSPIARRALARLLRPHLSDAPVLSFLEIPDGKPVEVVAVVGGHTPQVTQRREPEMAR
- a CDS encoding transglycosylase SLT domain-containing protein → MTLTIIRGNGETGLTGPTGGRVQNAIASASASTGVDFHYLYHQARIESGFNPNARATTSSASGLYQFTDQTWLGMMKEHGAEHGLQWAASAITKGANGHYSVSDPTTKQEILALRQSPETSAAMAGEYASDNQDYLKSKLGRDTNATDLYMAHFLGPAGASRFLKAMDASPDTAAASVMPAAARANKWVFYDKSGNPRSLSDVYQRFASRFDQSSPAAADTSTTQMASAPTDTAADIARMQLAALNGTSDGTTVATADAATTTSAQLMAPSPQTARLAYLMLASLGV